In Amblyomma americanum isolate KBUSLIRL-KWMA chromosome 8, ASM5285725v1, whole genome shotgun sequence, the DNA window tgccaccttccacggtgggcaggttttgatgacgtcacatggtCTCGTGAGCTAGGTGGAAGATGGGCCAACCAGTTTATCGCTCACAACACAGCCGCCAACGACGACGACACCGTcgatgacgccggattttctgtagAACGGGAACATTAATGCTCTGGGTTTAAAATATAAAACACTTGAAAAATTGTTGGCAAGGAATCATTCAGGCGGGAAGTTCAAAGGGTGGTATCCTTGCCTTCTTGTTAACGTGCCCGATATAATGTAACGATAAAGACAAGGCTTTCTGAATGTACTAGCGGTGCTTTATTTAGCTTCCGGAGTGAATATCTTGGTTAATCGTCAGAAAGCTACAGCGTCGAAAACAGGCGTTGCCCGGACATTCAGGCTGAAGCTGAGACTTGGGGATTCACGGGCCAACGATGAGGTTTGGTCGGTTGGAAAGGCAACGACTGAGGCGGAGGAAACAACTGTGTTACAGGCTGTGAAAAGGTTGAGGAAAAGGCTGAGGGACGGGCTGAGGGTAAGACTCCGGGAACTGCGGAGGATAGGGCTGAGGCGGTGGCTGAGGGAAGAAGGGTTGTTGTGGCTGAGGATAAGGCTGTGGATAAGGCTGAGGAAGCTTTTGCGGATAGGGATGAGGCAGTGGCTGTGGGAATGGCTGAGGGTATGGTTGAGGCTGAGGAAACGGTCCAGGCAGTGGCTGAGGAAAAGGCTGGGGCCCAGGGAATGGTCCAGGAAGTGACTGAGGGAAAGGTTGGGGTTGAGAGTACGGTCCAGGGAAAGGCTGAGGAAAAGGTTGGGGCTGAGAGAACTGTCCAGGAAATGGCTGAGGATAGGCCTGAAGGAATGGTCCAGGCGACGGCTGAGGGAAAGGTTGGGGCTGCGGGAATGGTTGAGGAATGCCCGGAGGGTAAGGCTGTGGCTGTGAGAAAGGTAAACGAAAGGCCTTAGGCAATGGCTGAATTATGGGCTGAGTGAACTGCCCAAGAGGGAGAAGATAATGGGCGCCGTCGGGTAAAGGCTGAAACAAGGGCTTGGACTGGGGTTGCGACAAGGATTTAGGCGCAATTTTTGGCAATGAAGAATTAGAAGGCCTCCTTTGCGCAGTGTGGTTGGCAAGTGGCAGGATCCGCTTTGCTGCAGGCGTTGTCGTCACAGGGTCTGGACAAGAAAGTGAAAATTGACTCGTCGCTGAGCCCCTAGGAACCATCCTGCTTCACTGAGCAGTGCCAATAAGCGAGATTTAAAGTTACGAGGCGTTGCAGTTTCTAAGCACTTTAAATGTTATTAGCGTACTTAAAACTTTCATTCATgaattggagaaaaaaaatttagcaccaaaccatgcacaccacaaaaaagaacgaagacgagacacaagcacACCAAAAAGAGATATTAATGAACTTTCATTCAGTACAGAAGTCACGTAGCGCGGTGAATGGGAATTAATTTACTTAAACATAAGGAAGGTCAGCGCGTTTGATTTTGTATATTGTTACACACCACACAGCTTacgaaacaaaaaaatatttcttgAAGGATGGACGAGCTGTTTGAACTTTGCGTTCTCTGAGAGGTGCTATGCTTCCTATTTCGGCTCTGTAATGACGGCAGAAATGTTCGTGTTTGCGAGTAGTTTTTAATAGCTACTAATGAAGCCATTCATTAGAGAGTATTGGCACGGTGTTAAAGTATGTTGTAAACAGCACAAAGCaaccaaaataatgttcgcttCATCTGAAGTCTCTCATAGAACGGTTTCAGGTCACGCCAATTCGCCGAGGTTTCGAACAGTGATTTTTGCGGTCGTTTAAAAGAACTAATTTTaaaattgcagaaagaaaacggTGCAAGATTTCATATGTAAGACAGAAAAAGTATGCCAAGTTCTGACTTCTTTCCAGACAGTTGAGTTCGTTCAGTGACCAAAACTTGCACTTTCACTCGTTGAGGCAGTTTTATCCCAATGCATGCAACTCGTTTAACAGGGCGACCAAGCTTGGCCAAAATCTGGAGCGGCGCCAACGCGCTCCAGTGACACGTTCTTGCCCTGCATCTTCAAG includes these proteins:
- the LOC144100831 gene encoding uncharacterized protein LOC144100831, with protein sequence MKIFVIVAALALAVSSGLAKKHPVTTTPAAKRILPLANHTAQRRPSNSSLPKIAPKSLSQPQSKPLFQPLPDGAHYLLPLGQFTQPIIQPLPKAFRLPFSQPQPYPPGIPQPFPQPQPFPQPSPGPFLQAYPQPFPGQFSQPQPFPQPFPGPYSQPQPFPQSLPGPFPGPQPFPQPLPGPFPQPQPYPQPFPQPLPHPYPQKLPQPYPQPYPQPQQPFFPQPPPQPYPPQFPESYPQPVPQPFPQPFHSL